The genomic interval TGACAGCACTTCCGGGAAGCTGTCCGCCACCGCCACGTTAACAACGACTGTAGCTGAACGAGAGGGCTGCCCGTTGTCCTCCACTATAACACTCAGTCTTTGTTTCACTGCGTCTTTATCAGTGACTTGGCGGATCATTCTTATTTCTCCATTCTGTGAGCCCACTTCAAACAGCGCCCTGTCTGTGGCTTTCTGCAGCTTATAGGAGAGCCAGGCATTCTGTCCAGAGTCCACATCCACAGCCACCACTTTAGTGACCAGATAGCCCACATCTGCTGAACGAGGCACCAGTTCAGCCACCAGAGAGCCACCAGTCTGGACTGGGTACAGAACCTGAGGGGGGTTGTCGTTCTGGTCCTGGATCAGTATTTTCACAGTCACGTTACTACTGAGTGGAGGAGAGCCTCCATCCTGAGCTTTGACTCGGAAGTGAAAATCTTTGATCTGCTCGTAGTCAAAAGAGCGCACTGCATGGATGACTCCACTATCAGCACTAACGGACACATACGAGGAGACTGGCACTCCGTTAACAGAGGAGTCCTCCAGTATGTAAGACACACGGGCATTCTGGTTCCAGTCAGCGTCTCTGGCTTTCACTGTGAATACAGAGAGACCTGGTGTGTTGTTTTCTACAATGTAGGCCTCATATGAGCTCCTCTCAAAGACAGGTGCGTTGTCATTCACGTCAGAGATCTGTAAAGTGAAAGTGACGCTGCTGGAGAGGGATGGCACGCCCTCATCAGAGCAGGTCACTGTGATATTATACTCAGAGGATCTCTCTCGGTCTAATTCACTGTCTGTCACCAAGCTATAGAAATTATTTGTagatgattttaaattaaaaggcgTATTTTCGTTGATAAAACATTTCACGTTTCCGTTTTCTCCAGAGTCTTTGTCTTCGATGTTTATCATTGTCACAACTGTATTCAATTTGGCATCCTCTGAAATCACATTTGACTTCGACATTATGTTAATTTCAGGTTTGTTGTCATTTACATCTTGTACATCGACAATTAATTTACAAGAATCTGTGAGTCCTCCCTCGTCACTAGCGAGTACATTAATCTGATAATTTCGAGACTCTTCAAAATCAGTATTTCCAATTAAAATAACTTCACCTTTTTCCTCATTCACTTCAAACAGTTTCCTTGTAGCATCTAATGGATTTGCGAAAGAATATGTTATTTTGCCATTCGAGCCTTGATCTGCATCTGTAGCTGTGACAGTCGCTACAACTGTTCCTTTAGGTGAATTCTCAGTAACTGTAGCTTTGTATGTGGACTGTGTAAAAACAGGGGCGTTATCATTAACGTCTAAAACTGTAATAACGATCATCATTGTTCCTGACATCTGCGGCTCTCCTCCATCTACAGCCGTTAACACGAGAGATATctgctcctgtttctctctgtctaaaGGTTTCTGTAGAACCAtctcaacatttttatttccatcagcGTGATTGTGAATTTTAAGAGCAAAATTATCTGTTGGTTTTAAATCGTAACTTTTAACACCGTTAATTCCAACATCGAGATCCACAGCCCTGTCTAACACAGATTTTGTACCCGTTATCGCTGACTCACTCATTTTGAATTTCATTTCTGTTCTTTCAAAGGTTGGAGCATTATCATTTACATCTGCAATTTGGACTGTGACAGTGTAGAACTCCATAGGATTCTCTAAGATAATCTGAAAATGTAAAGCGCACGGCGTCGTCTGTCTGCAGAGCGCCTCTCTGTCGATTCTCTCTTTGACGAGGAGgactcctctttctctgttcaGCTCGATGTACTCGTCGCTGCTTCGGGTATAAATTCGAGCTTTACCAGACGTCAGACGCTTGGTTTGTAAACCTAAATCATGCGCTATATTACCTACTAAAGATCCTTTAGACATTTCCTCCGGTATCGTGTAACTGACCTGCCCGGTTACGCAGCCGatggaaagaagagagagaaacaacagcgTCGGTCCTTTCATTGTTCTATCCGAGTATTTTCTCAGCGAGCTTCTACAGTCCGGTTATTGATTCCACAAAATGAAATCCAATCCAAGGTAAAGCATGGATGATGATATTAGAAAATCCACAAACAGGATAATCAGGCTCGATGGTCGATCTCTCTGACATCAAATATTTTGCAGATCTCGAGTGTCTGGTCTTTTCCGTCGTGTTCTCTGTGAATAATGTCGAGGATAGAGGGGAGGTGCTGATACAAACCTACTCAGAGTCATCAACAATCTGGTCAACAGCGTCCCTAAGAGTCCAAACTGCAATACTGCAGAAACCCAGCAGGATTTATACTACAGACCAGTCTGacactgaagaaaaaacaaacccaaacacgGTAACAAGAGCCACGTCAGAAACGTCCTCTTTGCAAACGGCCAGACGCTAACTCAAAGCAGTTTGTGACTGATTACACATTTAGCTTGAATCTTCTGTGAGTATCATGTCAGTAACTACACGAACCATGACTGAAAGGATCAAAGAGTGGATGTTTAAGATATGTTTTTCACCAATAAtcatacaaacaaaaagaagaataagGAAAGGTGAACTAGGAAATTAAAGTATTAGATAATGAGAAACATGgacaaagggaggaaaaaagcTGCCTAAAATTACGCTCTCCGAGGTGCTGAATTGAAAACAGATTTGATGACTAAATTTATGGCGATAACAATTTCAAGATAACATGTTCCAATTAAGATATATGAAACAGATTTAAACTATCGAACATATCCCTAAAAATATACTATTGTTAAACATTAAACCAAGTTTTCAACAAAGCTGTAGAGTTCACGGCCAAGATGAGCGTAAaaagtatatgtatatatatatatataatatataatataacacgAAAACATAAGTTGAAAAACGATCAAAACCAAGTCACAAGTCAAAGACAGGGTTTTTTACtgccaataaaaaaaatggatcAATACAATTGCTAAAGAGAGTATTTTCATGATTTATGAAAGTTACTAAAAATCGGTAAGAACTATGGAAATCATTTTAGATGTGGAATTCTTGTAGCAAAGTATTTTCCAAATCAATTGATACAAGTTATACTATGAAAATATTCAGAGATTCATGTTGACGTTGTGTTAGCTCAAAATTAGATATGATGATGCTTTGACaaacaaaatatgaattttACCAAACAAAAAGGTTAATTGATATGTACTTTGTTTATGGGACACTGTCCATGGTtctgaaaatgatgaaaataactTGAAACAGGTTACTATGAATGTAACTAAAGAATGAGAGAAACATGAACGCACaaaggcaaaagaaaaaaaaaatatattaaccAACCTCTAGAGGAGAGTCTGGTTCGTCCAGGATGCTCTTTTCACTCTGTATCCGCTGCATCGTCCCTGTAGCACTGGGGTCCATTATCAGCACGTTCTGACTACCAGCTCCGCTGATCTTACAGTCACTCTTTCTGGAGTCAGTCGTCCTGCACACCTCGTAATTGTACACGTGTTGGAGAGTCCCTGTCCCCAAAGTGTCTGAGTAACGTGGTGGATAATATGGAATCACAGGGAGATTGGAGTGATACAGGACGCGAGACTGTCTCCACCTGTAGATTTTCACTGAGATAATAACCACTACacacgtgatgaagaggaaggaaactacAGCCAGAGCCAACACTAAGTAAAAAGTCAGGTTGTCGTTGTACTCCTTGTCGTGCGTAAAGTCAGTGAACTCCGACAGCACTTCCGGGAAGCTGTCCGCCACCGCCACGTTAACAACGACTGTAGCTGAACGAGAGGGCTGCCCGTTGTCCTCCACTATAACACTCAGTCTTTGTTTCACTGCGTCTTTATCAGTGACTTGGCGGATAGTTCTTATTTCTCCATTCTGTGAGCCCACTTCAAACAGCGCCCTGTCTGTGGCTTTCTGCAGTTTATAGGAGAGCCAGGCATTCTGTCCAGAGTCCACATCAACAGCCACCACTTTAGTGACCAGATAGCCCACATCTGCTGAACGAGGCACCAGCTCAGCCACCAGAGAGCCACCAGTCTGGACAGGGTACAGAACCTGAGGGGGGTTGTCGTTCTGGTCCTGGATCAGTATTTTCACAGTCACGTTACTACTGAGTGGAGGAGAGCCTCCATCCTGAGCTTTGACTCGGAAGTGAAAATCTTTGATCTGCTCGTAGTCAAAAGAGCGCACTGCATGGATGACTCCACTATCAGCACTAACGGACACATATGAGGAGACTGGCACTCCGTTAACAGAGGAGTCCTCCAGTATGTAAGAAACACGGGCATTCTGGTTCCAGTCAGCGTCTCTGGCTTTCACTGTGAATACAGAGAGACCTGGTGTGTTGTTTTCTACAATGTTGGCCTCATAAGAGCTCCTCTCAAAGACAGGCGCGTTGTCATTCACGTCAGAGATCTGTAAGGTGAGAGTGACGCTGCTGGAGAGGGAGGGCACGCCCTCATCAGAGCAGCTCACTGTGATATTATACTCAGAGGATCTCTCTCGGTCTAATTCACTGTCTGTCACCAAGCTATAGAAATCATTTGTagatgattttaaaatgaatggtATATTCTCGCTTATTTCACATTGCACTTTTCCGTTTTCTCCAGAGTCTTTGTCTTCGATGTTTATCATTGTCACGACTGTATTAAGTTTTGCATCCTCTGAAATCACAGTGGACTTCGACATTATGTTAATCTCAGGTTTGTTGTCATTTACATCTTGTATATCGACGATTAGTTTACAAGAATCTGTGAGTCCTCCGTCATCGCTAGCGAGTAAATTAATTTGAAAGTGTCTTGACTTCTCGAAGTCAATGTTTGCAATTATGGAAACTTCCCCGTTTGTGGGATTAATCTCAAACATTTTCCTTATATTTTCCAATGTATTAGTAATTGAATATAGTATTTTAGCATTAGAGCCTTGATCTGCATCTGTAGCTGTAATAGTGGCTACAACTGTTCCTTTAGAGGAATTCTCAGTAACTGTAGCTTTGTATGTGGACTGTGTAAAAACAGGGGCGTTATCATTAACGTCTAAAACTGTAATAACGATCATCATTGTTCCTGACATCTGCGGCTCTCCTCCATCTACAGCCGTTAACACGAGAGATATctgctcctgtttctctctgtctaaaGGTTTCTGTAGAACCAtctcaacatttttatttccatcagcGTTATTATGGATCTTCAGAGCAAAATTATCTGTTGGTTTTAAATTATAGTCATGGACACCGTTAATTCCTACATCAAGATCCACAGCCCTTTCGAGTACGAATTTTGCCCCCGTGATGGCTGACTCGCTTATTTTAaatctcatttcatttttttcaaatgtcgGTGCATTATCATTGATATCTGTGATCTGGACTGTCACACTGTAAAATTCCATAGGATTCTCTAAAATAATCTGAAAATGTACCGCACAAAGCACGGTCTCTGTGCACAGCACCTCTCTGTCGATTCTCTCTTTGACGAGGAGGACGCCTCTTTCTCTGTTCAGCTCGATGTACACGTCGCTGTTTCTCGTATAGATCGTGGCTTTACCCGATATCAAGCGTTTTATTTCTACCCCTAAATCTTGAGCTATATTTCCAACGAGAGATCCCTTCGCCATTTCCTCCGGTATAGAGTAGCTGACCTGCCCGAACACCGTGTCGACGAAAAGGAGAGCGATAAAGAACAGTACTTGCCGATTCATTGTTCAGCCcgtctttttttcccctgtgaAGCTCCACAAACCGCTTAAATCCAACAAAAAAAGCCAACTATTAGATTCCAATTTCAAATCCCAAATTACGAGCTGAAGTCACTGGATGTGATTCTCTTGCAAGAAGAAATCTCCTTTTTTTCGAAAATTATCCACAGCCCTGCATCTTCGTTCGTCTTCCGTCGtgttctgtctgtgttgtgtcgTGGTTACATGGGAGGTTTTGCAACAATCCTGCTCTCACTCATCAACACTCTGGTCAACAGCGGCCCTCAGAGTTCAAACTATAACACTGCAAAAAATCAACTAAGATTATAGTCTATGGTCACTAACAATAAACCACCTGGACATATGTTTTTAATACACCTACTATATGTGACTTTACAATCGGCTTCTCGCAGACataaaatgtattgtgttgaaaatcaaactcaaatcaAAGATATATATAAGATAATAGAAACAAACTAAGAGATGATGTGTTTGTCAGATTTCAAAGATAAATCAAGCGTCAGATGTACAACAGAGAAACTGAAAGACTGGAAGGGAAGACAGAGCTCGGAAAAAAGAGTTTTCCACAAGCAATGACAATTTTCAACAGTTAATTAGAAGAAAAGGTGAATATACTGATAATTAAACTGAGAACACAGGCATGTGTCTATACAATGTCGATTGGTATTACCACCCATAATGTCGCCGTCCGCTGTTCTGAAGTGAGTAAAGTGAATAAGAACAATacatcagaaacacagaaagtgCCATATATTCCATAATATAAGCCTTTAGATTAAATATAAAACCATTCCTATTAAAAAACAAGTCATTGTTGTTGTCATATGATGcttgaaaataaagaataacagTTGTGTTTGTTACTGAAACAGTATTAAAAGAGTCTAACCTCTAGAGGAGAGTCTGGTTCATCCAGGATGCTCTTTTCACTCTGTATCCGCTGCATCGTCCCTGTAGAACTGGGGTCCATTATCAGCACGTTCTGACTACCAGCTCCTCCGAACTTACAGTCACTCTTTCTGGAGTCAGTCGTCCTGCACACCTCGTAATTGTACACGTGTTGGAGAGTCCCTGTCCCCAAAGTGTCTGAGTAACGTGGTGGATAATATGGAATCACAGGGAGGTTGGAGTGATACAGGACGCGAGACTGTCTCCACCTGTAGATTTTCACTGAGATATTAACCACTACacacgtgatgaagaggaaggaaactacAGCCAGAGCCAACACTAAGTAAAAAGTCAGGTTGTCGTTGTACTCCTTGTCGTGCGTAAAGTCAGTGAACTCCGACAGCACTTCCGGGAAGCTGTCCGCCACCGCCACGTTAACAACGACTGTAGCTGTACGAGAGGGCTGCCCGTTGTCCTCCACTATAACACTCAGTCTTTGTTTCACTGCGTCTTTATCAGTGACTTGGCGGATAGTTCTTATTTCTCCATTCTGTGAGCCCACTTCAAACAGCGCCCTGTCTGTGGCTTTCTGCAGTTTATAGGAGAGCCAGGCATTCTGTCCAGAGTCCACATCAACAGCCACCACTTTAGTGACCAGATAACCCACATCTGCTGAGTGAGGCACCAGTTCAGCCACCAGAGAGCCACCAGTCTGGACTGGGTACAGAACCTGAGGGGGGTTGTCGTTCTGGTCCTGGATCAGTATTTTCACAGTCACGTTGCTACTGAGTGGAGGAGAGCCTCCATCCTGAGCTTTGACTTGGAAGTGAAAATCTTTGATCTGCTCGTAGTCAAAAGAGCGCACTGCATGGAGGACTCCACTATCAGCACTAACGGACACATACGAGGAGACTGGCACTCCGTTAACAGAGGAGTCCTCCAGTATGTAAGAAACACGGGCATTCTGGTTCCAGTCAGCGTCTCTGGCTTTCACTGTGAATACAGAGAGACCTGGTGTGTTGTTTTCTACAATGTTGGCCTCATATGAGCTCCTCTCAAAGACAGGTGCGTTGTCATTCACGTCAGAGATCTGTAAGGTGAGAGTGACGCGGCTGGAGAGGGAGGGCACGCCCTCATCGGAGCAGGTCACTGTGATATTATACTCGGAGGATCTCTCTCGGTCTAATTCACTGTCTGTGACGACGGTAAAGAAATTATTTGTTGTTGATTTAATGGCAAAGGGAATATTTTCgtttaaaacacacatgacCTTGCCGTTTTCATTCGCGTCTGGATCTTGTATGTTCAGCATGGTCACGACTGTCCctggtgttttgttttcagataCTGTGTTTGACTTAGACATGATGTTAATGGTTGGAGGGTTATCATTTGTATCTGTCACGTCCACAATCACTTTACACGCATCGGATAATCCCCCCTGATCTGACACCTGCACATCTAGCTCGTAACGTCGCCTTTTTTCGTAATCTACATTTCCATCTAAGGTCAGTACTCCGCTATCTGGACCGATTTTAAATAGACTCGCCGCTCCAGATTTTGAAATTGTGTATGTTACTTTCCCGTTATTGCCTTTATCCACATCAGTAGCCATTACTGTAGTTATTACAGTGCCGATAGGAGCGTTCTCTGTCACACTCGCTTTGTATTCTGCTTTTGAACAAACGGGAGGATTATCATTAACGTCTAACACTGTTATGAGAATCTGCATGGTCCCCGAGAGCTGTGGTTCACCACCATCCACAGCCGTCAGAATTAATGATATATGCTCATGTTTTTCCCTGTCTAAAGGTTTCTGCAAAACCATCTCGACGTGTTTAGTCCCATCACCGCGAATGATGGTTTTCAGAGCGAAATTATCGCTGGGTTTTAGGGCGTAGCTGCTCAACCCGTTGACACCAACATCATCATCTATTGCTTTCTCTAAAACAAATCGTGCCCCTGTAAGAGCTGATTCGGgaatttcatatttcatttctcctctctcAAATGTAGGAGGGTTGTCGTTTATATCGGTAATTTCGACGGTCACCGTGTAAAACTCCATTGGGTTTTCGAGGATCATTTGAAAATGGAGCGCACAGGGCATTGTTTGCCCGCAGAGCGATTCTCTGTCTATTTTCTCTTTAATAAGGagcactcctctctctctcttcagttcAATATATTCTTCACTGCTACCGGTGTAAATACGGGCTTTGCCAGACTTCAATCTCTCCACACCCAAACCTAAATCCTGGGCTATATTGCCTACTAGAGCCCCCTTTAACATTTCCTCGGGAATAGAGTAGCTGACCTGCCCGCACACTGCACTGAGAGAGAGCACTGAGACAAACAACAGCACTTGCCATCCCATCGTTCCGGTCGGCTCGTCTgtgaaggaaataaataaatcctctGTTTCTTCAACGCAGGTTCTGATTTTGACCTGATTATTCACGTATTTTGTCCTGAAGATGAGAATTATCCAAAATAAAGGAACAAAAGAATCCCATTAT from Limanda limanda chromosome 10, fLimLim1.1, whole genome shotgun sequence carries:
- the LOC133012111 gene encoding protocadherin gamma-A5-like, coding for MKGPTLLFLSLLSIGCVTGQVSYTIPEEMSKGSLVGNIAHDLGLQTKRLTSGKARIYTRSSDEYIELNRERGVLLVKERIDREALCRQTTPCALHFQIILENPMEFYTVTVQIADVNDNAPTFERTEMKFKMSESAITGTKSVLDRAVDLDVGINGVKSYDLKPTDNFALKIHNHADGNKNVEMVLQKPLDREKQEQISLVLTAVDGGEPQMSGTMMIVITVLDVNDNAPVFTQSTYKATVTENSPKGTVVATVTATDADQGSNGKITYSFANPLDATRKLFEVNEEKGEVILIGNTDFEESRNYQINVLASDEGGLTDSCKLIVDVQDVNDNKPEINIMSKSNVISEDAKLNTVVTMINIEDKDSGENGNVKCFINENTPFNLKSSTNNFYSLVTDSELDRERSSEYNITVTCSDEGVPSLSSSVTFTLQISDVNDNAPVFERSSYEAYIVENNTPGLSVFTVKARDADWNQNARVSYILEDSSVNGVPVSSYVSVSADSGVIHAVRSFDYEQIKDFHFRVKAQDGGSPPLSSNVTVKILIQDQNDNPPQVLYPVQTGGSLVAELVPRSADVGYLVTKVVAVDVDSGQNAWLSYKLQKATDRALFEVGSQNGEIRMIRQVTDKDAVKQRLSVIVEDNGQPSRSATVVVNVAVADSFPEVLSEFTDFTHDKEYNDNLTFYLVLALAVVSFLFITCVVVIISVKIYRWRQSRVLYHSNLPVIPYYPPRYSDTLGTGTLQHVYNYEVCRTTDSRKSDCKFSGAGSQNVLIMDPSATGTMQRIQCEKNILDEPDSPLEVS
- the LOC133012113 gene encoding protocadherin beta-16-like; this translates as MGWQVLLFVSVLSLSAVCGQVSYSIPEEMLKGALVGNIAQDLGLGVERLKSGKARIYTGSSEEYIELKRERGVLLIKEKIDRESLCGQTMPCALHFQMILENPMEFYTVTVEITDINDNPPTFERGEMKYEIPESALTGARFVLEKAIDDDVGVNGLSSYALKPSDNFALKTIIRGDGTKHVEMVLQKPLDREKHEHISLILTAVDGGEPQLSGTMQILITVLDVNDNPPVCSKAEYKASVTENAPIGTVITTVMATDVDKGNNGKVTYTISKSGAASLFKIGPDSGVLTLDGNVDYEKRRRYELDVQVSDQGGLSDACKVIVDVTDTNDNPPTINIMSKSNTVSENKTPGTVVTMLNIQDPDANENGKVMCVLNENIPFAIKSTTNNFFTVVTDSELDRERSSEYNITVTCSDEGVPSLSSRVTLTLQISDVNDNAPVFERSSYEANIVENNTPGLSVFTVKARDADWNQNARVSYILEDSSVNGVPVSSYVSVSADSGVLHAVRSFDYEQIKDFHFQVKAQDGGSPPLSSNVTVKILIQDQNDNPPQVLYPVQTGGSLVAELVPHSADVGYLVTKVVAVDVDSGQNAWLSYKLQKATDRALFEVGSQNGEIRTIRQVTDKDAVKQRLSVIVEDNGQPSRTATVVVNVAVADSFPEVLSEFTDFTHDKEYNDNLTFYLVLALAVVSFLFITCVVVNISVKIYRWRQSRVLYHSNLPVIPYYPPRYSDTLGTGTLQHVYNYEVCRTTDSRKSDCKFGGAGSQNVLIMDPSSTGTMQRIQSEKSILDEPDSPLEVRLF
- the LOC133012101 gene encoding protocadherin gamma-A5-like, coding for MNRQVLFFIALLFVDTVFGQVSYSIPEEMAKGSLVGNIAQDLGVEIKRLISGKATIYTRNSDVYIELNRERGVLLVKERIDREVLCTETVLCAVHFQIILENPMEFYSVTVQITDINDNAPTFEKNEMRFKISESAITGAKFVLERAVDLDVGINGVHDYNLKPTDNFALKIHNNADGNKNVEMVLQKPLDREKQEQISLVLTAVDGGEPQMSGTMMIVITVLDVNDNAPVFTQSTYKATVTENSSKGTVVATITATDADQGSNAKILYSITNTLENIRKMFEINPTNGEVSIIANIDFEKSRHFQINLLASDDGGLTDSCKLIVDIQDVNDNKPEINIMSKSTVISEDAKLNTVVTMINIEDKDSGENGKVQCEISENIPFILKSSTNDFYSLVTDSELDRERSSEYNITVSCSDEGVPSLSSSVTLTLQISDVNDNAPVFERSSYEANIVENNTPGLSVFTVKARDADWNQNARVSYILEDSSVNGVPVSSYVSVSADSGVIHAVRSFDYEQIKDFHFRVKAQDGGSPPLSSNVTVKILIQDQNDNPPQVLYPVQTGGSLVAELVPRSADVGYLVTKVVAVDVDSGQNAWLSYKLQKATDRALFEVGSQNGEIRTIRQVTDKDAVKQRLSVIVEDNGQPSRSATVVVNVAVADSFPEVLSEFTDFTHDKEYNDNLTFYLVLALAVVSFLFITCVVVIISVKIYRWRQSRVLYHSNLPVIPYYPPRYSDTLGTGTLQHVYNYEVCRTTDSRKSDCKISGAGSQNVLIMDPSATGTMQRIQSEKSILDEPDSPLEVG